The Desulfomicrobium macestii genome has a window encoding:
- a CDS encoding oligosaccharide flippase family protein has product MIAMIAYNDKLDICLAIICLAFYKYFESKSDLVHGFLQRQERMDLIALSIMIRGVGNVLVMTTAYFFTQELTLALAISVVKSWAVYYYIDNRNYLRLYKDQNFVHKTVLDLFQIAWPLGIVVFANTLNLNIPRYFIAHYYGESFVGIFASISYFLVAGATLVNAIGQSAIPRLANLGIANMLAFKALSQKIFAVIVLIGLIGVLIAHYFGDWILHLVYNDVISNYHLLFMQIMWSGVAVYSSVAIGCSLTALRDFRLQGYFSIINIVIMLVTSFFLVSYYGLSGAAVAIGVTHLIKLFIAWLRMRYVYKYWKLDYV; this is encoded by the coding sequence GTGATTGCCATGATAGCTTACAACGATAAACTGGATATCTGTCTGGCAATTATTTGCCTTGCTTTTTACAAATATTTTGAATCAAAATCCGATCTTGTTCATGGTTTTCTGCAAAGACAAGAGCGGATGGATCTGATTGCTCTCTCCATTATGATCCGTGGTGTCGGTAATGTCTTGGTCATGACAACAGCATACTTTTTCACTCAAGAATTAACATTGGCTCTTGCAATTTCTGTCGTCAAAAGTTGGGCAGTTTATTATTATATCGATAACAGAAATTATCTTCGCCTATATAAAGATCAGAATTTTGTTCATAAAACAGTGTTAGATTTATTTCAGATCGCGTGGCCACTAGGTATTGTCGTGTTTGCCAACACCTTGAACCTAAATATCCCACGTTATTTTATTGCGCACTATTACGGTGAATCTTTTGTCGGCATATTTGCCTCGATTAGTTACTTTCTTGTTGCTGGTGCGACTCTTGTCAACGCAATAGGTCAATCGGCTATACCGCGATTAGCTAATTTAGGTATCGCAAACATGCTGGCTTTCAAGGCGTTATCTCAAAAAATTTTCGCTGTTATTGTTTTAATAGGTTTGATTGGCGTTTTGATTGCTCATTATTTTGGCGATTGGATTCTGCATTTAGTTTATAATGACGTTATTTCCAATTATCATTTGTTGTTTATGCAAATAATGTGGTCCGGGGTCGCTGTTTACTCTTCAGTTGCAATTGGGTGTAGTCTTACAGCTTTAAGAGATTTTAGGTTACAAGGGTATTTTTCAATTATTAATATTGTAATTATGCTGGTCACTTCTTTTTTTCTAGTTAGTTATTACGGTTTGTCTGGGGCGGCTGTAGCAATTGGAGTAACACACTTGATCAAATTATTCATAGCGTGGCTCCGTATGCGATATGTTTATAAATATTGGAAATTGGATTATGTATGA
- a CDS encoding acyltransferase: MNILNAALNWYKCKTNPVKYARSLGVNIGQECRLINIKPGFGTFGSEPYLITIGNHVTITANVQFVTHDGGVWVLRLKDPALDVFGEILIGSNVFIGYGAIIMPNVQIGNNVVVGAGTIVTKNVPDNVVVAGVPAKIICTLDEYKKSVLKNCFRINHLSANEKKKFLIEKFKKL; encoded by the coding sequence ATGAACATACTAAATGCTGCGCTCAATTGGTATAAGTGTAAAACTAATCCGGTAAAGTATGCTCGAAGTTTGGGTGTTAATATAGGACAAGAATGTCGATTAATTAATATAAAACCAGGTTTTGGAACTTTTGGATCAGAGCCGTATTTAATAACAATTGGCAATCATGTAACTATAACTGCAAATGTTCAGTTTGTAACTCATGATGGAGGTGTATGGGTGCTACGGTTGAAGGATCCTGCATTAGACGTATTTGGTGAAATACTTATAGGTAGTAATGTATTTATCGGGTATGGCGCTATTATTATGCCGAATGTGCAAATTGGTAATAATGTTGTAGTTGGAGCTGGAACAATTGTTACAAAAAATGTTCCTGATAATGTTGTTGTAGCTGGAGTTCCTGCTAAAATAATTTGCACTTTAGATGAATATAAAAAGTCAGTTCTAAAAAACTGTTTCAGGATTAATCATTTGTCTGCTAATGAAAAGAAAAAATTTTTAATAGAAAAATTTAAAAAATTATGA
- a CDS encoding glycosyltransferase translates to MKSTLRILHVIYALSGGGAERQLHLLIKHAPPESTHAILCVDQRNADINEWPVELFVHQRRGKFDWGFFRTCRNCISQFNPDVIHVWLPPVISIPALVMAAIQGKPVVFSYRNLMRFRRALDVVEYCAALLCSTKVISNNLICQSSWAYRLLYHLKNGCTIPNGFDFSALGNQIGPSVKSGDLFRLIFVGRLVEQKNILYLIRALALLPRKYNWQLNVYGEGSQKSDAIKIASEHGIIQNIVFHGFEPDIFSKIAESDLLVIPSVSEGMPNVLIEALSIKIPVVASSIPAILDVVGDSESSILIDPSDPRNIADGIRMFMDNHGVYLKNAEKGFLVAKRYDARTMSIKYYDEYEKLNINHLLN, encoded by the coding sequence ATGAAGTCTACTTTACGAATTTTACACGTTATATATGCTTTGTCAGGTGGTGGCGCAGAGAGGCAATTGCATCTCTTGATTAAGCATGCGCCGCCTGAAAGCACTCATGCCATATTGTGTGTCGACCAGCGTAACGCAGATATAAATGAATGGCCCGTTGAATTATTTGTACACCAACGGCGAGGCAAATTTGATTGGGGCTTCTTCCGTACGTGTCGTAATTGTATTTCACAGTTTAATCCGGACGTTATTCATGTTTGGTTGCCCCCAGTGATTTCGATACCCGCATTGGTTATGGCCGCCATACAAGGTAAGCCAGTGGTATTTTCGTACCGTAATTTAATGCGATTCCGCCGTGCTTTGGATGTCGTTGAATACTGTGCCGCATTGTTGTGTTCAACGAAAGTTATTTCCAATAACCTAATTTGCCAATCGTCTTGGGCTTATCGGTTGCTATATCATTTGAAGAATGGGTGTACGATTCCAAATGGTTTTGACTTTTCCGCTCTGGGTAATCAAATTGGACCATCTGTTAAAAGTGGCGATCTTTTTCGTTTAATATTCGTTGGTCGCTTGGTTGAACAAAAAAATATTCTTTATCTGATTCGCGCGTTGGCTTTATTGCCGCGTAAATACAATTGGCAACTTAACGTCTATGGTGAGGGTAGTCAAAAATCAGATGCGATAAAAATTGCATCTGAACACGGCATTATCCAAAACATTGTATTTCATGGGTTTGAACCTGACATTTTTTCAAAAATTGCGGAAAGTGATTTGCTCGTTATTCCCTCTGTTAGCGAAGGGATGCCTAACGTTTTAATCGAAGCCTTATCCATAAAAATACCCGTTGTGGCTTCGTCTATACCAGCTATTCTTGACGTAGTCGGCGATTCTGAATCCTCTATATTGATAGATCCAAGCGATCCAAGAAATATTGCTGATGGAATACGGATGTTTATGGATAATCACGGCGTGTATTTAAAAAACGCAGAAAAAGGGTTTTTAGTCGCAAAAAGGTATGATGCACGCACTATGTCGATTAAATATTACGATGAATATGAAAAACTGAATATCAATCATCTTTTAAACTGA
- a CDS encoding glycosyltransferase family 4 protein, translating into MNLCIDASNIRLGGGVTHLVELLNAADPNKHGINNVIVWGGKNTLAKLPERSWLNKINPDVLNRGLLHRILWQRFSLSRLARDASCDVLFVPGGSYAGNFWPIVTMSQNLLPFEWAELRRYGCSFNTLKYFLLRYTQSSSFQNSDGVIFLTEYAKHSVQDVTGYLSSETVVIPHGLNFRFQINPKVQHPIANYSDSNPFSLLYVSIIDQYKHQWHVVEAVHKLRQSGLPIILNFVGPAYPPSLNRLQSAINQYDPEKCWVKYYGSVPYEFLHDIYAQADLGIFASSCENMPIILLETMAAGLPVACSNRGPMPEVLGNAGLYFDPENPATLSKTILDFINSPLLRNEKAYSSFARSQQYSWSRCADQTFAFFSSIANKKRTKF; encoded by the coding sequence ATGAATTTATGTATTGATGCTTCTAATATTCGTTTAGGCGGTGGTGTTACGCATCTTGTTGAGTTGCTTAATGCTGCAGATCCTAATAAACACGGAATTAATAATGTTATTGTATGGGGCGGAAAAAACACCCTTGCAAAATTACCAGAACGATCTTGGCTTAATAAAATTAATCCAGACGTTTTGAATCGAGGATTACTGCATCGCATCTTATGGCAACGGTTTAGCCTGTCACGTCTTGCTCGTGATGCAAGTTGTGATGTCCTGTTTGTGCCGGGAGGGAGTTATGCGGGGAACTTTTGGCCCATTGTCACAATGAGTCAAAATTTACTGCCTTTTGAATGGGCAGAACTCCGTCGTTACGGTTGTTCTTTTAATACTCTGAAATATTTCTTATTACGCTATACCCAGTCTAGTAGTTTTCAGAATTCAGATGGAGTGATTTTTCTCACAGAATATGCGAAACATAGTGTTCAGGATGTAACCGGTTATCTTTCTTCTGAAACAGTTGTTATTCCTCATGGTCTTAATTTTCGATTTCAAATAAATCCTAAAGTTCAGCATCCGATTGCAAATTATTCAGATTCAAATCCTTTTTCTTTGCTTTATGTCTCAATTATTGATCAGTACAAACATCAGTGGCACGTTGTTGAGGCTGTTCATAAACTAAGACAATCTGGCTTGCCAATTATTCTCAATTTTGTGGGGCCTGCATATCCCCCTTCTTTGAATCGATTACAATCTGCAATTAATCAATATGATCCCGAGAAATGTTGGGTAAAGTATTATGGTTCTGTCCCCTATGAATTTTTACATGATATTTATGCTCAGGCAGATCTTGGTATATTTGCTTCTAGTTGCGAGAACATGCCAATTATACTTCTTGAAACTATGGCTGCTGGATTACCAGTCGCTTGTTCAAATCGTGGTCCAATGCCTGAAGTGCTTGGTAATGCAGGGCTTTATTTTGATCCTGAAAATCCAGCAACGTTATCAAAGACTATTTTAGATTTTATTAACTCTCCATTACTTCGAAATGAAAAAGCTTACTCTAGTTTTGCGCGCTCTCAACAGTATTCATGGTCTCGTTGTGCAGATCAGACATTTGCTTTTTTTTCAAGTATCGCAAATAAAAAACGTACAAAATTTTAG
- a CDS encoding Gfo/Idh/MocA family protein, whose protein sequence is MKKLYSNLPTILINSDSGHLGVIGCGNYAFSNIAYYIYKNYGSVIRGAMDVDINKAASLYENYGLSYYTESADKIIHDPGIDLIYVASNHASHAEYAIQALQAGKSVHIEKPHVVREDQLQRLCAAMAENKGRVNLGFNRPHSRIGLAIKKYLDAEAGPTMFNWFIAGHEISPEHWYFKDEEGGRVLGNLCHWTDFVLQLIAPKDRYPLTITPTRGKKSDCDIAVTYMFGDESIAAITFSAKGHTFEGVRERFAAHRGNVLISMDDFKDLTVEVIEKKHKLSPFFRDHGHERNIIRSYEMVRPRSGVAPDNCSLEYVWETGNLFLKTRESLETNQKIVIHSGWNGS, encoded by the coding sequence ATGAAGAAACTGTATTCAAATTTGCCAACAATTTTGATAAATAGTGATTCTGGTCATTTAGGAGTGATTGGCTGTGGAAATTATGCTTTTAGCAATATTGCTTACTATATTTATAAAAATTATGGTAGCGTCATTCGAGGAGCAATGGACGTTGATATAAATAAGGCAGCTTCGTTATATGAAAATTATGGTTTAAGTTATTATACTGAAAGTGCAGATAAAATAATCCACGATCCTGGTATCGATTTGATTTATGTCGCATCAAACCATGCATCACACGCTGAATACGCGATCCAAGCGCTCCAAGCAGGTAAGAGTGTACATATTGAAAAACCACACGTTGTTCGAGAAGATCAATTGCAACGACTGTGCGCAGCAATGGCAGAAAATAAGGGCCGGGTGAACCTTGGCTTCAACCGCCCACATAGCAGAATTGGCCTGGCTATAAAAAAATATCTTGATGCAGAAGCAGGGCCTACGATGTTCAATTGGTTTATCGCCGGTCACGAAATTTCACCTGAACATTGGTATTTTAAAGACGAGGAAGGCGGACGGGTTTTGGGGAACTTGTGTCACTGGACTGATTTTGTTCTGCAACTTATCGCACCAAAAGATCGATATCCGTTAACTATCACACCTACGCGTGGCAAGAAATCAGATTGCGACATCGCGGTTACATACATGTTTGGGGACGAGAGCATTGCGGCCATCACTTTTTCAGCGAAGGGCCATACTTTCGAGGGGGTTCGTGAACGTTTTGCCGCGCATCGAGGTAATGTTTTGATTTCGATGGATGACTTCAAAGATTTAACTGTCGAAGTCATTGAGAAGAAACACAAGCTTTCACCTTTTTTTCGCGATCATGGCCATGAGCGGAATATTATACGTAGTTACGAGATGGTTCGACCACGTTCCGGAGTAGCACCCGACAACTGTTCACTTGAGTATGTATGGGAGACTGGAAATTTATTCTTGAAAACAAGGGAATCCCTGGAGACTAATCAAAAAATTGTGATTCATTCTGGTTGGAATGGCTCGTAA
- a CDS encoding bi-domain-containing oxidoreductase, protein MKQILQNLKNGATELIDKPCPLPSRHQLFIKTSASLVSAGTERMLIDFGKGNYLQKARQQPDKVKMVIDKIKTDGLMPTIDSVFAKLDTPLPLGYCNVGRIAEIGSALDTGFKVGERVVSNGNHAEVVSVSPNLCARVPHPVSDEAATFTVVGAIALQGIRLAQPNLGEYFVVTGLGLIGLLAVQILVANGCQVLGIDFDSSKCALAQSFGAQTVDLSKGEDPLKAAQVFSHDRGVDGVLITASTKSSEPVMQAAAMCRKRGRIVLVGVTGLELSRTIFYEKELSFQVSCSYGPGRYDPEYEDKAQDYPFAYVRWTEQRNFEAVLDLMASGKIDVSPLITHRFSIEEAKKAYVMIADNTEPFIGIVLTYSPDQVDMRRTIALPGKDEAVAASAPVIGMIGAGGYAGGVLLPAMKKAGGARFAAISSSTGVSGTHLGKKFGFATSTTDTDTLFADPAINTLVITTRHNSHAAMVKKGLAAGKHVFVEKPLCLTLDELAEIETLAADHPKQLVMVGFNRRFSPLIVALRQALASMSEPKAMIMTVNAGAIPMDHWTQDPKVGGGRMIGEGCHFIDLLRHVAGSPIASFEVTAMAGASRDSFSVNLGFADGSIGTVHYLANGTKAYPKERLEVFCGGRILHLDNFKTLKGYGFPKKGFKNVRLWRQDKGQLGQMKAFFQAVAQGAVAPIGRDEIFEVSRVTLELAERLAKEV, encoded by the coding sequence TTGAAACAAATCCTCCAAAATCTCAAAAACGGCGCTACCGAACTGATCGACAAACCCTGCCCCCTGCCTTCCCGTCATCAGCTCTTCATAAAAACCTCCGCCTCCCTTGTCTCCGCCGGAACCGAGCGCATGCTCATCGACTTCGGCAAGGGCAATTACTTGCAAAAGGCCAGGCAGCAGCCCGACAAGGTCAAGATGGTCATCGACAAGATCAAGACCGACGGCCTCATGCCGACCATTGATTCCGTCTTTGCCAAGCTCGATACACCCTTGCCCCTTGGCTATTGCAACGTGGGCCGCATCGCGGAGATCGGGTCTGCCCTTGATACGGGTTTCAAGGTAGGGGAGCGGGTGGTCAGCAATGGGAACCATGCGGAAGTGGTGTCTGTTTCACCCAACCTGTGCGCTCGCGTTCCTCATCCTGTGTCCGACGAGGCCGCAACCTTCACCGTTGTCGGGGCCATTGCCCTGCAGGGCATCCGTCTGGCCCAGCCGAACCTGGGCGAGTATTTCGTTGTCACGGGCCTGGGACTCATCGGGCTGCTGGCCGTTCAGATCCTGGTCGCCAACGGCTGTCAGGTGCTCGGCATCGACTTTGATTCCTCAAAGTGCGCTTTGGCCCAATCCTTCGGGGCGCAGACCGTTGATCTTTCCAAGGGCGAAGACCCTCTCAAGGCAGCCCAGGTTTTCAGCCACGATCGGGGCGTGGACGGCGTGCTCATCACCGCATCCACCAAGTCCTCGGAGCCGGTCATGCAGGCGGCGGCCATGTGCCGCAAGCGCGGCCGCATCGTGCTGGTAGGGGTGACGGGGCTGGAGCTGTCGCGGACCATATTCTACGAGAAGGAACTTTCCTTTCAGGTGTCCTGCTCCTATGGACCGGGCCGCTATGATCCCGAGTACGAGGACAAGGCCCAGGACTATCCTTTCGCCTATGTGCGCTGGACCGAGCAGCGCAACTTCGAGGCCGTGCTGGACCTCATGGCTTCCGGCAAGATTGATGTTTCGCCGCTCATCACGCACCGCTTTTCCATCGAGGAGGCGAAGAAAGCCTATGTGATGATCGCGGACAATACGGAACCGTTCATCGGCATTGTCCTGACCTATTCCCCGGACCAGGTGGACATGCGCCGCACCATCGCCCTGCCGGGCAAGGACGAGGCGGTGGCCGCGTCTGCGCCGGTCATCGGCATGATCGGGGCGGGTGGCTATGCGGGCGGGGTGCTGCTTCCGGCCATGAAGAAGGCCGGGGGCGCGCGCTTTGCGGCCATATCCTCCAGCACGGGCGTATCCGGAACGCATCTGGGGAAGAAGTTCGGCTTTGCCACGTCCACCACGGACACGGACACTCTTTTTGCAGATCCCGCCATCAACACCCTGGTCATCACCACGCGCCATAACTCCCACGCAGCCATGGTCAAAAAGGGCCTTGCGGCGGGCAAGCACGTCTTTGTGGAAAAGCCCCTGTGCCTGACCCTGGACGAACTGGCCGAGATCGAGACCCTTGCAGCAGATCATCCGAAGCAGTTGGTCATGGTCGGTTTCAACCGCCGCTTCTCGCCGCTGATCGTGGCTCTGCGCCAGGCCCTTGCTTCCATGAGCGAGCCCAAGGCCATGATCATGACCGTCAACGCCGGGGCCATCCCCATGGACCACTGGACCCAGGACCCCAAGGTGGGAGGCGGGCGCATGATCGGGGAGGGCTGCCACTTCATCGACCTGCTGCGTCATGTGGCCGGATCACCCATCGCCTCGTTCGAGGTCACGGCTATGGCCGGGGCATCCCGCGACAGCTTCAGCGTGAACCTCGGCTTTGCAGACGGCTCCATCGGCACGGTTCATTACTTGGCAAACGGCACCAAAGCCTATCCCAAGGAACGACTGGAAGTCTTTTGCGGCGGGCGCATCCTGCATCTGGACAATTTCAAGACCTTGAAAGGGTACGGCTTTCCCAAGAAGGGCTTCAAGAATGTGCGCCTGTGGCGGCAGGACAAGGGACAGCTCGGGCAGATGAAGGCTTTTTTCCAAGCCGTTGCCCAGGGCGCGGTAGCGCCCATCGGGCGTGATGAGATCTTTGAGGTCAGCAGGGTGACGCTGGAACTGGCGGAACGGCTTGCCAAAGAGGTTTGA
- a CDS encoding AbrB/MazE/SpoVT family DNA-binding domain-containing protein: MEAKTVKWGNSLALRIPNAIVKDCGLAENTLVDISFRKGEIVIRPMRKQYALSELLAGITPENIHGEVGMGEPVGQELL; encoded by the coding sequence ATGGAAGCAAAAACCGTCAAATGGGGCAACAGTCTGGCGCTCAGAATACCAAACGCGATCGTCAAGGATTGCGGCCTTGCCGAGAACACGCTCGTCGATATCTCATTCAGAAAGGGCGAGATCGTCATCAGGCCCATGCGCAAGCAATATGCGCTGTCCGAGCTGCTGGCCGGAATAACCCCTGAGAATATTCATGGCGAGGTCGGCATGGGTGAACCCGTGGGTCAGGAGCTGTTGTGA
- the mazF gene encoding endoribonuclease MazF yields the protein MYVPDRGHAVWMNFNPQAGHEQAGHRPALVISPASYNGRTGLLLCCPITSQIKGYPFEVKIEGNPSISGVVLADQIKNLDWRVRGVKFVTEVDDSVLEEVLAKFEALLRLE from the coding sequence ATGTACGTTCCCGATCGTGGTCATGCCGTATGGATGAATTTCAACCCCCAGGCCGGACATGAACAGGCTGGCCATCGCCCGGCGCTGGTGATCTCGCCCGCTTCGTATAACGGGCGGACGGGGCTGCTCCTGTGCTGCCCGATCACGAGCCAGATCAAGGGGTATCCTTTCGAGGTGAAGATCGAGGGCAATCCATCGATCTCGGGGGTTGTGCTGGCGGATCAGATCAAGAACCTGGATTGGCGGGTGCGGGGCGTGAAGTTTGTGACCGAGGTGGACGACTCCGTGCTCGAAGAGGTTTTGGCCAAGTTCGAAGCGCTGTTGCGCTTGGAATAA